One genomic segment of Mytilus galloprovincialis chromosome 5, xbMytGall1.hap1.1, whole genome shotgun sequence includes these proteins:
- the LOC143074817 gene encoding uncharacterized protein LOC143074817, which translates to MSQHGDDPSSSSSVFSKETEIKSARGKRKRSASNGEFEVLPSSSNTSVVSHGDIPSKTNEWNAELICNFLQIKCTEYSNPYSHIIKEYLMIKQDSKFCNCIMEQFPNLIDDPDLPVAPTFMVDIGQDEINTRKINKQQKQIVESALAILDDSFKLRIEYFEYVLNCWDDLDCEYISQITVSSALKKVQELDRQFERSSLYLGEWFNRKSKEKKVLVLEICRRIFYGLKLFYDQLLFMMKHSHNGDPVTEKMFLDLFTTFVRIFDLKIYDTTKTEKYFTIGEREFISEPDAIIYKFTESESCDAARLESSVFVVAKVKEYCKDKKKDRIRHVSANLDPVADHIDSNVKGQHIGNMLAVTQSSALGNNGIFGFIVQGTKVTLTSLKVGDDFFESKDSTVAANRTNGTVNYSKQCNILLKRGRHELIPLMLSMSTLFKND; encoded by the exons ATGTCACAACACGGAGACGATCCATCTTCTAGCTCATCTGTCTTCTCGAAAGAAACAGAAATAAAGTCTGCTCGTGGTAAAAGGAAGCGTTCTGCATCAAATGGAGAGTTTGAAGTGCTGCCCTCATCATCAAACACTAGTGTTGTTAGTCATGGTGATATTCCATCAAAAACAAACGAATGGAATGCAGAACTAATTTGTAACTTTTTGCAAATCAAATGTACAGAATATTCAAATCCGTATTCACACATTATCAAAGaatatttaatgataaaacaaGATTCAAAGTTCTGTAATTGTATTATGGAACAATTTCCGAACCTTATTGATGATCCTGATCTACCCGTGGCACCAACTTTCATGGTTGACATTGGTCAAGATGAAATAAACACAAGAAAAATTAATAAGCAACAAAAGCAAATAGTTGAAAGTGCACTTGCAATATTGGACGATTCTtttaaattaagaattgaatactTTGAGTATGTTCTGAATTGTTGGGATGACTTAGATTGTGAATATATCAGTCAGATTACTGTTAGCAGTGCCTTGAAAAAGGTTCAAGAACTTGATAGACAATTCGAGAGGTCATCATTATATTTAGGTGAATGGTTTAATCGAAAAAGTAAAGAGAAAAAAGTTCTTGTACTGGAAATATGTCGCCG CATTTTTTATGGACTGAAATTATTTTATGACCAGTTGCTCTTTATGATGAAGCACAGCCATAACGGTGATCCAGTGACAGAAAAGATGTTTCttgatttatttacaacttttgtcagaatttttgatttaaaaattta TGATACTACAAAAACAGAAAAGTATTTTACTATAGGAGAGAGAGAGTTTATTTCAGAACCTGATGCAATAATATATAAGTTTACAGAGTCTGAGTCTTGTGATGCTGCCAGACTAGAATCATCTGTGTTTGTTGTTGCCAAG GTAAAAGAATACTgtaaagataaaaagaaagacAGAATCAGACATGTGTCAGCCAATTTGGATCCAGTTGCTGATCATATTGATAGTAATGTTAAAGGTCAACACATTGGAAATATGTTAGCAGTCACACAGTCATCAGCTTTGGGAAACAATGGAATATTTGGATTTATTGTTCAAGGAACAAAG GTCACATTAACCTCATTGAAAGTTGGTGATGATTTCTTTGAAAGTAAAGATTCTACTGTAGCTGCTAACAGAACTAATGGAACAGTGAATTACAGTAAACAGTGTAACATTTTATTAAAACGCGGCAGACATGAACTTATTCCATTGATGTTAAGCATGTCCACTCTCTTCAAAAATGATTAA
- the LOC143074188 gene encoding uncharacterized protein LOC143074188 — MPVNQYSAVNFFETDTPHGYVKRFIWMRYLQSFVAKTQNTGYKTLIYDGFAGAGLYSEYGSDDIASYGSPLIAIIVSIEYLIKNKISGDSSCSDPANLEGLPYSDEKMDDYSIKIFLVEANIFNFKNLVQNVRNVLFSYKIALTIKEHSDECVEIFSVDERFSLACRITHNDFENVDPPVIGILDRLVSFIDPFGYSNIPMNHVEKFLGSRKEIFINFMSQFVNRFFNSDENGMQSLFGMGKDEIESNLTLYKSDRLENGMSLYKDTLLNKYETAAYALSFEMRNKSNIRLYHMIFASPHEKGFVAMKEAMNRGSQCETSFSLSDFDILKKGQMLNLMNGQTDNNVADAIFNHFHNQYVSMYRIRQFVLHDTIFVWRKKPLKVLLNDGRITNVENDSGYAPAIKGTFPDHTEWFITFAPDSDVDDCASGIQQLQL; from the coding sequence ATGCCTGTTAACCAATATTCAGCCGTTAACTTTTTTGAGACAGATACACCACATGGATACGTTAAACGATTTATTTGGATGAGATACCTACAATCTTTTGTTGCTAAGACACAAAATACTGGATATAAGACTTTAATTTACGATGGATTTGCTGGTGCTGGTTTGTATTCTGAATACGGGTCTGATGATATTGCTAGTTATGGTTCTCCTCTTATTGCCATTATAGTATCAATCGAGTATCTTATCAAAAACAAGATTTCAGGTGACAGCTCTTGTTCAGATCCGGCAAATCTTGAAGGTCTTCCGTATTCCGATGAAAAAATGGATGACTACAGTATCAAGATTTTCCTGGTAGAagcaaatatttttaactttaagAATCTCGTTCAAAATGTccgaaatgttttgttttcatataaaattgCTCTTACTATAAAAGAACATTCTGATGAGTGCGTAGAAATATTTAGCGTTGATGAAAGGTTCTCTTTAGCTTGTCGAATTACACACAATGATTTCGAGAATGTTGATCCTCCTGTTATTGGTATTTTGGATCGACTTGTATCATTCATAGATCCATTTGGCTATTCAAATATACCAATGAACCATGTGGAGAAGTTTTTGGGTTCaagaaaagaaatattcattAACTTTATGAGTCAGTTCGTGAACAGATTCTTCAATAGTGACGAAAATGGGATGCAAAGTCTTTTTGGAATGGGAAAAGACGAAATAGAATCCAATTTGACACTTTACAAATCCGACAGACTAGAAAATGGAATGTCGTTGTACAAAGACACGCTTTTGAATAAATATGAAACAGCCGCATATGCATTGTCATTTGAAATGAGAAACAAATCCAATATTCGCCTGTACCATATGATCTTCGCATCCCCCCACGAAAAGGGATTCGTGGCTATGAAGGAAGCAATGAATAGAGGTAGTCAATGCGAAACTAGTTTTTCCCTTTCAGACTTTGATATCTTGAAAAAGGGACAAATGCTGAATCTAATGAAtggtcaaacagacaacaatgtGGCAGACGCAATATTTAATCATTTTCACAACCAATACGTTTCTATGTACCGAATACGACAGTTTGTACTTCACGATACTATATTTGTATGGAGAAAAAAGCCTCTAAAAGTTCTCCTCAATGATGGAAGAATTACAAATGTTGAGAATGACTCAGGATATGCTCCAGCGATTAAGGGGACATTTCCTGACCATACCGAATGGTTTATAACATTCGCACCCGATTCGGATGTTGATGATTGCGCCAGTGGAATACAACAGCTCCAATTATGA
- the LOC143076623 gene encoding uncharacterized protein LOC143076623 — MPVNQYSAVNFFETDTPHGYVKRFIWMRYLQSFVAKTQNTGYKTLIYDGFAGAGLYSEYGSDDIASYGSPLIAIIVSIEYLIKNKISGDSSCSDPANLEGLPYSDEKMDDYSIKIFLVEANIFNFKNLVQNVRNVLFSYRIAFTIKEHSDECVEIFSVDERFSLACRITHNDFENVDPPVIGILDRLVSFIDPFGYSNIPMNHVEKFLGSRKEIFINFMSQFVNRFFNSDENGMQSLFGMEKDKIESNLAHYESDRLENGMSLYKDTLLNKYETAAYALSFEMRNKSNIRLYHMIFASPHEKGFEAMKEAMNRGSQCETSFSLSDFDILKKGQMLNLMNGQTDNNVADAIFNHFHNQHSVSMYQIRQFVLHDTIFVWRKKPLKVLLNDGRITNVENDAGYVPAIKGTFPDRTEWFITFALDSDVDDCASGIQQLQL, encoded by the coding sequence ATGCCTGTTAACCAATATTCAGCCGTTAACTTTTTTGAGACAGATACACCACATGGATACGTTAAACGATTTATTTGGATGAGATACCTACAATCTTTTGTTGCTAAGACACAAAATACTGGATATAAGACTTTAATTTACGATGGATTTGCTGGTGCTGGTTTGTATTCTGAATACGGGTCTGATGATATTGCTAGTTATGGTTCTCCTCTTATTGCCATTATAGTATCAATCGAGTATCTTATCAAAAACAAGATTTCAGGTGACAGCTCTTGTTCAGATCCGGCAAATCTTGAAGGTCTTCCGTATTCCGATGAAAAAATGGATGACTACAGTATCAAGATTTTCCTGGTAGAagcaaatatttttaactttaagAATCTCGTTCAAAATGTccgaaatgttttgttttcatatagAATTGCTTTTACTATAAAAGAACATTCTGATGAGTGCGTAGAAATATTTAGCGTTGATGAAAGGTTCTCTTTAGCTTGTCGAATTACACACAATGATTTCGAGAATGTTGATCCTCCTGTTATTGGTATTTTGGATCGACTTGTATCATTCATAGATCCATTTGGCTATTCAAATATACCAATGAACCATGTGGAGAAGTTTTTGGGTTCaagaaaagaaatattcattAACTTTATGAGTCAGTTCGTGAACAGATTCTTCAATAGTGACGAAAATGGGATGCAAAGTCTTTTTGGAATGGAAAAAGACAAAATAGAATCCAATTTGGCACATTACGAATCCGACAGACTAGAAAATGGAATGTCGTTGTACAAAGACACGCTTTTGAATAAATATGAAACAGCCGCATATGCATTGTCATTTGAAATGAGAAACAAATCCAATATTCGCCTGTACCATATGATCTTCGCATCCCCCCACGAAAAGGGATTCGAGGCTATGAAGGAAGCAATGAATAGAGGTAGTCAATGCGAAACTAGTTTTTCCCTTTCAGACTTTGATATCTTGAAAAAGGGACAAATGCTGAATCTAATGAAtggtcaaacagacaacaatgtGGCAGACGCAATATTTAATCATTTTCACAACCAACACTCCGTTTCTATGTATCAAATACGACAGTTTGTACTTCACGATACTATATTTGTATGGAGAAAAAAGCCTCTAAAAGTTCTTCTCAATGATGGAAGAATTACAAATGTTGAGAATGACGCAGGATATGTTCCAGCGATTAAGGGGACATTTCCTGACCGTACCGAATGGTTTATAACATTTGCACTCGATTCGGATGTTGATGATTGTGCCAGTGGAATACAACAGCTCCAATTATGA